DNA from Brevibacterium sp. 'Marine':
CCTCGGCGATACGGAAGCAGAGGCCGAGGCCGCACGCGCCACCTGGGCGGCCGTCGCCCGCGCCACCAGCGAATTCACCCCTGTCACGGTCGTGGTGACCAGGGCACAGACCGATCATGCCAAGCGCCACCTCGGCGAGGGGATCACCCATGGGATCACGATCGTCAACGCCGACCTCGACGATGCGTGGATGCGCGATATCGGGCCGAGCTTCGTCATCGACGATGCGGGCACGCTGCGCGCGGTGGACTGGGTGTTCAACGGGTGGGGTGCGCAGGAATGGGCTAGCTGGGATCACGACGAGCACATCGGGAAATTCGTCGCGGACCTCGCCGGGACTCCCGTGGTGTCCTCGGATCTGCGCAACGAAGGCGGCGGAATCCACGTCGACGGTGCGGGCACCGTGCTCGCCACGCGCAGCGTCCAACTCGATCCCGGGCGCAACCCGGGGCTGACGGAGGCCGATGTGGAGGCCGAATTCGCGCGGACGATCGGGGCGAAGAAGGTCATCTGGCTCGACCGCGGACTCCACCGGGACAACCAGACCTTCGGCACCCGAGGACACGTCGACATCGTCGCCGCGATGCCCAGCCCAGGCGTCGTGCTCGTCCACGATCAGCGCAATCCCGAGCATCCGGACTACGAATTCAGTCGCGGACTCAAGGAGCAGTTCGCGGCCGAGACCACGGCCGACGGCACACCGTTCGAGGTCGTGCCGATCCCGGCTCCCGAGGTGCTGCGCGACGAGGAGGGATGGGTCGACTACTCGTACGTCAATCATCTCGTCACCAACGGCGGGGTCATCGCGTGCACTTTCGATGATCCGATGGACACCGAGGCGGCTGCCGTGCTCGAACGCGTCTACCCGGTCAGGAAGGTCGTCGGGGTCGATGCTCGCGAACTCTTCGCCCGCGGCGGCGG
Protein-coding regions in this window:
- a CDS encoding agmatine deiminase family protein, whose protein sequence is MTLHMPAETAAQDRVWMAFPSSGYALGDTEAEAEAARATWAAVARATSEFTPVTVVVTRAQTDHAKRHLGEGITHGITIVNADLDDAWMRDIGPSFVIDDAGTLRAVDWVFNGWGAQEWASWDHDEHIGKFVADLAGTPVVSSDLRNEGGGIHVDGAGTVLATRSVQLDPGRNPGLTEADVEAEFARTIGAKKVIWLDRGLHRDNQTFGTRGHVDIVAAMPSPGVVLVHDQRNPEHPDYEFSRGLKEQFAAETTADGTPFEVVPIPAPEVLRDEEGWVDYSYVNHLVTNGGVIACTFDDPMDTEAAAVLERVYPVRKVVGVDARELFARGGGIHCITQQQPSLG